Part of the Salinimonas lutimaris genome, GTTGATTGCCGGTACGGCGGCCACAATCTGCTGTAAGATCTGTTCAAACCGGGACTGCTGGGAATGATCCAGCAGCATATAATAGCTATGTATCTTTAAATGGGTAGGTAATGACTCAAAAATAATACATCCGGTATGATGGATAGTATTTAGCTGTTGTAGCAAAGTCAGAATCTCACCGGGCAGCTGTAACAGCTCGTCAGGATCATCCCCGTCTTCAAAATACGAGTGTGTGCGGCTGTCATCTTTTACTACCTGGGTACGGGAAAGTTCAAACGGAATGCGCAGGCCGGCAGGCGGCACAAAGGCATCCTGTTCTGATTCACGCTCTATATGCAGGGTATCTTTTGCATTAAACATACAGCATTTAAATATACCGGTGCGATGAATAGCCCGGGCCAGTGAAATGACCGTGTTAACCGACTGCTCAAACGCCGCTTTGCGGGTCTGGTCATACAGGTTCAGGCTGGAGTCGACATAAATGCCGTCGGTTTCCCAGCGAATGGCCAGGCCCCCTACCACCGGATATTTACCCAACCGGCTGACCGCTGCAATAAAACCTTTTTCGGTCTCGCCCATGCCCATCAGATAGTTTTTATAATAGCGCTCAAACTGGGCGTCATTAATGTACCTGAGCTGCTCCTGGGCATCTGGCAGTTGCTGGCGCAGATAAGACTTTCGAGAACTGTACACCACGGTCTCAATTTCTTTATCGCGCTGACTGACCCAGGTAGGAATAAGCGGAGTGTAAGGTACCGGTTCATCCGGCCCGAAAACCATCCGGCTGAATACATGCAGGTGATTGAAAAAATAATCACCACCGGCCCGGCGTTCACCGGGATCATCGCTAAGCATGTATTCCAGTACACTGGCCAGCATTTTAGGCAAACCAAGGGCATGGGGGGTAACCACCTTGCGACCAAACCGGCTTGACTGTCCTGACGCCAGAGCATACAGGGTACTGGCCAGCCCCTGCTCATCAAAACGCGGTGAAGACAGCGCCCCGTTTAATTGATCATCGCCAATAAAGTAAACATCACCCAGCCTGGCGTTGGTCTGTTGCATATCTGAAGACATCAGATCCATCACATTACCGGCCACAAACTGTCCATCCACATCCAGCTGGGCAAATACCGAAGAGCCCCAGTCTATCAGCTGTACGGTTTCACTACGGGCATCCCAGACCAGGTTGGAGGGTTTAATATCCCCGTGCACCAGCGGCTTTTTTTCCTGATTGAGCCGGTTATCGCGCAGCGTCTGCAAAATGGTAGCAACCTGCACGGCAATTTTCACAATGATGCGCGGTGGCAATGCACCGTCACGCAGACTGACCTGCTCCAGATCATCGCCCACAGCACGCTGCATCGCTAAAATGGGCTGATTTCCGGCGCGCTGATATTCAATCAGTGGCGGCACATTAGGATGACTGACCTGCGATAGCATAAAGGCTTCGTCTTCAAGCCGATCCTGCACATGCTGAGGTAAGGTGATGCGGGAAAACTTAAATACATGGTTCAGCCCGCTGCCGGTTTTCCCGGCAAACACAAACCCAAACGCGCCTTTACCAATCAGAGCTATATCCTGATATCCCAGCGCAGCCAGCTGTTCAGTACACAGCCTGACCCAGTCACGCAGTTTTTTAGCATCGGCATGACTAAGCAGATAGACCGACTGCTCTTCAGGGATATAAAAGTGCTTAAGGGCGCGGGGCTGACTCATTTACATACTTTCTGTTTTCAGCCAGCGTAATGAAAATCCGGCCTGCGGACCAAGCTGTCCGGCCACTTCCTTCATCGCCTGAGTCAGTTGCTCATCCAGTTGCCAGGCCGGATTGATAACCAGAACGCCCGAGCCATACATGCCTGCATCATGGGTGTTTTCGGCCACGGTCAGCTCTGCACAAAAAGCGTTTTTACCCAGCTGACTGGCAGCGTCCAGCATGCTCTGACACGCCTGTGCTTTTTCTTCTGCCCGGCCGGAAAGTAACGGATACCAGATCACCATCTGGGCATTCTGCCAGCGCGAATACACTTTAGCGGCGGTGTCGGCCACCTGTTTGTATTCTTTCTTCTGCTCGTAAGGCGGGTCAATCAATACTGCGCCCCGGTTTGGGTTGGGCGGCGTAAGAGCAATCAGCCCTTCCAGTCCATCGCGATGATGAACATGGATAGCCTCATTGTGTAAGCGGCG contains:
- a CDS encoding 23S rRNA (adenine(2030)-N(6))-methyltransferase RlmJ, yielding MLSYRHAFHAGNHADILKHLCWLGVIQHLKQKTKPFVLFDTHAGAGEYPLNDDFASQNKEYDTGMTRLLDTQAVSPLLDDYLTLSRPFWQQQIYPGSPRLMAGALREQDHAHVMELHPTEIDNLQRSMRRLHNEAIHVHHRDGLEGLIALTPPNPNRGAVLIDPPYEQKKEYKQVADTAAKVYSRWQNAQMVIWYPLLSGRAEEKAQACQSMLDAASQLGKNAFCAELTVAENTHDAGMYGSGVLVINPAWQLDEQLTQAMKEVAGQLGPQAGFSLRWLKTESM
- a CDS encoding protein kinase domain-containing protein, coding for MSQPRALKHFYIPEEQSVYLLSHADAKKLRDWVRLCTEQLAALGYQDIALIGKGAFGFVFAGKTGSGLNHVFKFSRITLPQHVQDRLEDEAFMLSQVSHPNVPPLIEYQRAGNQPILAMQRAVGDDLEQVSLRDGALPPRIIVKIAVQVATILQTLRDNRLNQEKKPLVHGDIKPSNLVWDARSETVQLIDWGSSVFAQLDVDGQFVAGNVMDLMSSDMQQTNARLGDVYFIGDDQLNGALSSPRFDEQGLASTLYALASGQSSRFGRKVVTPHALGLPKMLASVLEYMLSDDPGERRAGGDYFFNHLHVFSRMVFGPDEPVPYTPLIPTWVSQRDKEIETVVYSSRKSYLRQQLPDAQEQLRYINDAQFERYYKNYLMGMGETEKGFIAAVSRLGKYPVVGGLAIRWETDGIYVDSSLNLYDQTRKAAFEQSVNTVISLARAIHRTGIFKCCMFNAKDTLHIERESEQDAFVPPAGLRIPFELSRTQVVKDDSRTHSYFEDGDDPDELLQLPGEILTLLQQLNTIHHTGCIIFESLPTHLKIHSYYMLLDHSQQSRFEQILQQIVAAVPAINGLGISGFMKLPYKDTRYFEHKAQLPERYYPRNPRATSSVE